A genomic stretch from Sporolituus thermophilus DSM 23256 includes:
- a CDS encoding tyrosine-type recombinase/integrase, with amino-acid sequence MAQAKGDGTANYDIKRGCWFVRVTYVDPKTGETKRKKLKGAEEKSPTPKGKSISLKIGQKWLENLENGLLPDADTITLWEWLERWLNDYAKPKVRTKTFDKYESYMRLYIKPALGNVPLKRLTTPDIQRVLNRLLIDGGKERQPLSSGTVRSTRRYLIQALNQAVVDGLILKNVAKGTTPPKLVKKEIRPLTPEEAEKLVIAAKEAVGNLVVGKTVRQNEKINKEMTARIVRDAAYIAILLALATGMRLGEVFGLKWDCVDLEKGIVYVKRSLITNRKGMQFQEPKTPKSRRQIPLPADVAAELRKYKKRQNWHKHLLGDLWEEHDLVITGQFGRVLDTSHFTNRYFKPLLKTAGIPETVTYHDLRHTHATMLLLKGIPVKVVSERLGHSTIAMTLDTYSHVLPAMQDAAVKALEGVFTGKSSNL; translated from the coding sequence ATGGCTCAGGCCAAAGGGGATGGAACGGCAAACTATGATATAAAGCGTGGCTGCTGGTTTGTCAGGGTGACATATGTGGATCCAAAAACCGGAGAAACGAAACGGAAAAAGCTCAAAGGAGCCGAAGAAAAATCGCCAACCCCCAAAGGGAAATCAATTTCTCTAAAAATTGGACAAAAATGGCTGGAAAATCTAGAGAACGGGCTGCTGCCGGACGCAGATACAATTACTTTATGGGAATGGTTAGAGCGCTGGCTTAATGACTATGCTAAACCTAAGGTTAGGACAAAAACTTTTGATAAGTACGAGTCGTACATGCGGCTTTACATTAAGCCTGCACTAGGGAATGTTCCTTTGAAGCGGTTAACGACGCCGGATATTCAGCGAGTGTTAAACAGATTGCTTATCGATGGCGGCAAGGAGCGGCAGCCTTTGTCAAGCGGCACGGTACGCTCAACACGGCGATACTTAATACAAGCATTAAACCAAGCTGTAGTTGATGGATTAATTTTGAAAAATGTTGCCAAGGGTACGACCCCACCAAAACTGGTCAAAAAAGAAATTCGACCGCTAACACCGGAAGAGGCTGAAAAACTAGTTATAGCGGCTAAAGAAGCTGTTGGGAATTTGGTTGTCGGAAAAACAGTCAGGCAAAATGAGAAAATTAACAAAGAAATGACAGCCAGAATTGTGCGAGATGCCGCATATATCGCTATTCTGCTTGCATTAGCGACAGGGATGCGCTTAGGTGAAGTTTTTGGCCTAAAGTGGGACTGCGTTGATCTTGAAAAAGGAATTGTGTATGTAAAGCGCAGTTTAATTACCAATCGCAAAGGTATGCAGTTTCAAGAGCCGAAAACCCCGAAATCGCGTCGACAAATACCATTACCGGCCGACGTGGCAGCAGAACTACGCAAATACAAGAAGCGCCAAAACTGGCATAAACACTTATTGGGTGATTTGTGGGAAGAACATGACTTGGTTATTACTGGTCAATTCGGGCGAGTACTTGACACATCACATTTTACTAATCGCTATTTTAAACCTCTTTTAAAGACAGCAGGCATACCGGAAACTGTAACATACCACGATCTGCGCCATACTCACGCAACAATGTTGCTGCTGAAAGGAATTCCCGTTAAAGTCGTTTCTGAACGGCTCGGGCACAGTACAATTGCAATGACACTTGATACGTATAGTCATGTATTGCCAGCAATGCAGGATGCAGCTGTTAAAGCTTTGGAAGGTGTTTTCACTGGAAAAAGCAGCAATTTATAA